From Salarias fasciatus chromosome 12, fSalaFa1.1, whole genome shotgun sequence, the proteins below share one genomic window:
- the LOC115397976 gene encoding chymotrypsin-like elastase family member 2A, with translation MIPIVLASVLIASALGCGTPAIEPLTSRVVNGEDAKPHSWPWQISLQYERDGVWRHTCGGSLIAANWVMTAAHCINTNLSYRVFLGKHNLVEDEAGSKAILPETIIVHEQWNPIFVALGNDIALIKLSESVTLSDQVQLACIPTAGTLLANLYPCYITGWGRLYTGGPIADKLQQALMPVADHATCSQPDWWGVAVRTSMVCAGGDGIVGGCNGDSGGPLNCKNSEGVWEVHGIASFVSGLGCNYVKKPTVFTRVSAFNDWIDLTMINN, from the exons ATGATCCCCATCGTGCTGGCCTCTGTGCTCATTGCTAGCG CCCTTGGGTGCGGCACCCCAGCCATCGAACCTCTGACTTCCCGTGTGGTCAACGGAGAAGACGCCAAGCCCCACAGCTGGCCCTGGCAG ATCTCTCTGCAGTACGAGAGGGATGGTGTGTGGAGGCACACATGTGGGGGCTCCCTGATTGCTGCCAACTGGGTCatgactgctgctcactgcatcAA CACCAACTTGTCCTACAGGGTGTTTCTGGGCAAACACAACCTGGTTGAGGATGAGGCTGgctccaaggccatcctgcccgaGACCATTATTGTCCATGAGCAATGGAACCCCATCTTCGTGGCCCTCGG CAACGACATTGCCCTGATCAAGCTGTCAGAGTCTGTGACTTTGAGCGACCAGGTGCAGTTGGCATGTATCCCCACTGCTGGCACTCTGCTGGCCAACCTCTACCCCTGCTACATCACCGGATGGGGCAGACTCTACA CCGGAGGCCCCATAGCTGATAAGCTGCAGCAGGCTTTGATGCCTGTGGCTGACCATGCCACCTGCTCCCAGCCTGACTGGTGGGGTGTTGCTGTCAGGACCTCCATGGTGTGCGCCGGCGGAGATGGAATCGTTGGTGGATGCAAC GGTGACTCTGGTGGTCCTCTGAACTGCAAGAACAGTGAGGGAGTCTGGGAGGTGCACGGCATCGCCAGCTTCGTCTCTGGCCTGGGCTGCAACTACGTGAAGAAACCCACCGTCTTCACCAGAGTCTCTGCTTTCAACGACTGGATCGACCTG acTATGATAAACAACTAA
- the LOC115397975 gene encoding LOW QUALITY PROTEIN: beta,beta-carotene 9',10'-oxygenase (The sequence of the model RefSeq protein was modified relative to this genomic sequence to represent the inferred CDS: deleted 1 base in 1 codon), whose translation MSESSEPQTNTIPSRQRCPQAKGLESLAKLVSTVEETPDPIPTTIKGTIPSWINGSFLRNGPGKFEFGEDRYTHWFDGMAMMHRFHICEGNVTYSSRFLRSDSYVQNSEKNRIVVSEFGTFASPDPCKNIFERFFSRFQIPKATDNAAVNFVKYKGDYYVSTETNYMRRVDPQSLETKEKVDWTQYVAVNSATAHPHYDREGATYNMGNSYGRDGSFYNIIRVPPPEEKEGEEDSAELNGAEVICSIPATEPRKPSYYHSFVMSENYIVFVEQPIKLDLIRFLLYRIMGKSFNQIMVWDPQCDTIFHLVNRHTGKESQVRYYAGPMFTLHQINAFEDNGFLIMDMCCGDDGEFIGDFTLENLRNETGEKMDKFYNSLCRTLPRRYVLPLTVDEDTPLDQNLVTLPNCTATAKQTKPGEVFMTHEELHSDELLQYGGLEFPHINYDKYNGRPYRYFYSCGFGHVFSDSLLKMDVHTKELKVWRYPGLYPSEPVFVASPKATEEDDGVVLSVIITPREDKSTFLLVLDAKTFTELGRAEVPVNIPYGFHGVFNEMG comes from the exons ATGTCCGAGAGCTCAGAGCCGCAGACAAACACCA taCCCAGCAGGCAGCGATGTCCGCAGGCCAAGGGGCTGGAGAGCTTGGCAAAA CTGGTGTCTACTGTGGAGGAAACCCCTGATCCCATTCCCACCACCATCAAGGGAACCATTCCAAGCTGGATCAATGGGAGCTTCCTGAGAAACGGCCCAGGGAAATTTGAATTTGGGGAAGACAG atACACCCACTGGTTCGACGGCATGGCCATGATGCACCGGTTCCACATCTGTGAGGGCAATGTCACTTACAGCAGTCGCTTCCTGAGAAGTGACTCATACGTTCAGAACTCGGAGAAAAACCGCATCGTGGTTTCGGAGTTCGGGACATTCGCTTCGCCTGATCCCTGCAAGAACATCTTTGAACGCTTCTTTTCACGCTTTCAGATTCCCA AGGCCACAGATAATGCCGCGGTGAACTTTGTGAAGTACAAAGGGGACTATTATGTCAGTACAGAGACCAACTACATGAGGAGAGTCGATCCACAAAGCCTGGAGACGAAGGAGAAG GTGGACTGGACCCAGTATGTGGCTGTCAACTCAGCCACGGCCCACCCACACTATGACCGTGAAGGCGCCACATACAACATGGGCAATTCCTACGGCAGGGACG GTTCTTTCTACAACATAATCCGCGTTCCTCCGCCagaagagaaggaaggagaggaggactcAGCAGAGCTAAATGGAGCCGAGGTGATCTGCTCCATTCCTGCAACTGAACCCAGGAAGCCGTCCTATTATCACAGCTttg TGATGTCGGAGAACTACATTGTGTTCGTGGAGCAGCCGATCAAGCTGGACCTGATTAGGTTCTTGCTGTACAGAATCATGGGAAAGAGCTTTAACCAAATCATGGTCTGGGATCCTCAATGTGACACAATCTTCCACCTGGTCAACAGACACACTGGTAAG GAGAGTCAAGTGCGGTACTATGCCGGACCCATGTTCACGCTGCATCAGATCAATGCTTTTGAGGACAATGGTTTCCTGATCATGGACATGTGCTGTGGGGACGACGGCGAGTTTATTGGAGATTTCACTCTGGAGAATCTCCGAAATGAGACGGGAGAGAAAATGGACAAG TTTTACAACTCACTGTGCAGAACCCTCCCAAGGAGATATGTTCTCCCTCTGACTGTGGATGAGGACACGCCGCTGGACCAAAATCTCGTCACGCTGCCAAACTGCACGGCCACGGCGAAGCAGACCAAACCCGGAGAG GTGTTCATGACCCACGAGGAGCTCCACAGCGACGAGCTGCTGCAGTACGGCGGTCTGGAGTTTCCTCACATCAACTACGACAAGTACAACGGCCGGCCGTACCGCTACTTCTACTCCTGCGGTTTCGGTCACGTCTTCAGCGACTCCCTGCTCAAGATGGACGTCCACACCAAGGAGCTTAAG GTGTGGCGTTATCCCGGCTTGTACCCGTCTGAGCCTGTCTTTGTTGCTTCGCCCAAAGCTACAGAGGAAGATGATGGAGTGGTGTTGTCAGTCATCATCACACCCAGAGAA GATAAAAGCACCTTCCTCCTTGTTCTGGATGCCAAGACCTTCACTGAGCTGGGCAGAGCAGAGGTGCCTGTCAATATCCCGTACGGATTCCACGGTGTGTTTAATGAGATGGGCTAG